GATAAAGAATTTATTCTAACAGAACTTGGTAAAATTTACTTTAACGCTGGCTTTTTGAAAAAATCAGAACAGACTTTACTTCAAAGTATAGAACTAAGTCCTAGAAATGAAGTAGCACTTAAGTATTTAAGCGTGATTTATGAGCGTTTAAGGCTTTTTGATAAGGAGTTAGAAGTTCTCGATGCACTTAAGGAACAAGGCATTGAAACCTCAAAAAATGAAGCTTTTACCAAAGCTCTTATCATCTCAAATGATAATACATTAAATTTTGATAAAAAAATAAAAGCCATATCAAATTTAAACTCACCACAAGCTCTTAGATTAATACTAGAACTTTTCATCAAAAACAACGAACCACTTTCTAAAATCAAAAAATTTCCACCACTTAGTAGCGTTATAGATATAATCTGGCATCTAAACGAAAGCGTAAATTTAAAAGATAGCGAGTATAAAGCACTATTTTATGCTAAAAATTTAAGTAGTGAGTATGTAAAAAGCTCATTTTTTGAGATAGAAGCTATTTCGATGATGAGAAATTCAGGATATTTTGGTGCAGATTTAAATTTCAAATACATATGCCCTAGCTGTAAATCAAGCCTTCCAACCTACTTTTACCGCTGTCCTATATGCTATAGTTTAGATGATACTATAATAATTCCGAGACTTGTAAAGAGAGATGATGAAATCAATATGCCTTTTTAGTGATGGTTCGTGCTTAGGAAATCCAGGAGCTGGTGGCTGGGCGTATATTTTACGCTATCAAAATCACCAAAAAGAAGCTAGTGGTGGTGAAACATACACTACAAATAACAAAATGGAACTAAAAGCTGTAATAGAAGGACTTAAAGCGATAAAAGAGCCTTGTAAAATCAATCTCTACTCAGATAGCAACTATGTCGTAAAAGGGATAAATGAGTGGCTCAATGGCTGGGTTATGAAAAATTTTAAAAATGTAAAAAATCAAGATTTATGGAGTGAGTATTTAAAGTATAGCAAAGATCATAAAATCACCGCTTTTTGGGTAAAAGGTCATGATGGCCACCCTGAAAATGAACGCTGTGATGAACTAGCAAGAGCCCAAGCTGAAAGGATAAATGGATGTTAAAAAATTTAAACTATAAATTTAATGATGAAGAGCTATTAGAACTAGCCTTAACTCATAAAAGTGCAAAAAAAGGCACAAATAATGAAAGGCTTGAGTTTTTAGGAGATGCTGTTATGGATCTAATAGTAGCTGAGTATTTGTGCGATAAATTTCGCTCTACTCAAGAAGGTGATCTCTCAAAGCTTCGTGCGGCTTTAGTAAATGAAACAAGCTTTGCTAAACTTGCTAAAAAGCTGGATTTAGGAGATAATATCATCATCTCAGCTGCTGAAGAAAATAATAATGGAAGAGAAAAAAACTCAATCCTTTCAGATGCTTTTGAGGCATTAATGGGTGCGATTTACCTAGAAGCTGGGCTTGAAAAAGTAAGAAAGATCGCCATAGATCTCTTAGAGAGCGAATACAAAGATATCAGCCTAAAAGCACTTGCTAAGGATTATAAAACCACTCTTCAAGAGATTACTCAGGCTAAATTTGGCATAACGCCTGAGTACCGCCTTATTGACTCAAAAGGGCCAGATCATAAAAAAGAGTTTAAAATGGGTATTTTCTTAAACGATAAGCTCTATGGTGAGGCTGTTGGTAAAAGCAAAAAAGATGGTGAGCAAAAGGCTGCAAAGATTGCTATTGATCTGATAGAAAAAGGGGCAAAATGAACACTTTTGGAGTAAGACTAAGACTTACAACTTATGGCGAAAGCCATGGCATAGCAATCGGTGGCGTAATTGATGGGCTTCCAAGTGGTGTGAAAATAGACCTTGAGTTTTTACAAAATGAACTAGACAGGAGAAAACCAGGTGGCAAATTCGCAACTGCTAGAAAAGAAAGTGATAAAGTCAAAATTTTAAGTGGTGTTTTTGAAGGAGTAAGCACAGGAATGCCAATAGGAATTTTAATAGAAAATGAAGATCAAAAAAGCAAAGATTATAGCAGTGTAAAAGATCTATTTCGCCCAGGTCATGCTGACTTTACATACTACCACAAATACGGCATTAGAGATTACAGAGGCGGTGGTAGAAGTAGTGCTAGAGAAAGTGCTATTCGAGTAGCAGGTGGGGCGTTAGCTCAGATGATGCTAGATGAGTTTGAAATAAAAGTTGAGAGTGGAATTTTAGGTGTTGGCAAAGCACAAACTAGCGATATGGATTTTAACTACGCTAAAACAAGTGAAATTTATGCACTTGGAAACGAAGAAGAGATGAAAGCTGAAATTTTAAAAGCTAAAAAATCTCACGATAGCGTTGGCGGCGTGGTAATAACTAAAATTTCAAACTGTCCAGTTGGACTTGGAGAGGTTTTGTATGATAAGATTGATGCTAGATTAGCTGGTGCTATGATGGGGATAAACGCTGTAAAAGCTGTAGAAATTGGTGCTGGAACAAAGGTTAGTCAAATTTATGGTAGCTTAAATAATGATGCTATAAACAAAAATGGATTTTTATCAAACAATGCTGGTGGCATACTTGGTGGTATAACAAATTCAGATGATATCATCATAAAAACACACTTTAAGCCAACTCCGTCAATTTTCATATCTCAAGACACAATCAACATAAATGGCGATGAGGTAAAGTGCGAGCTAAAAGGTCGTCACGATCCTTGCGTCGCTGTTCGTGGAAGCGTTGTAGCAACTGCTATGGCAAGGCTTGTTGTGGCTGATATGTTACTTTTAAATGCAAGTGCGAATTTGAACAGTTTAAAAAAGATATATTCTAAATAATCTTTTTAAAATACAAGTAGCCTAAAATAGGTAAAATTTAATATCATTTATAATATAAATTTTAAGTTGTAAAATATTATAAGCTTCATTTAAAATCAGAAACTGTTTTGTAATAAATTTAAAATAGAAGTAATTTAAATAGTTAAATTTATAAGGAGCGTAAAAACGCTCCTTGATTTTACTTCGAACAACCGCAACTTGAACCAGCAAGTTCTGGATGAACATCTTTTATATAAAATTTGATAGAATCAACTCCTTCTTTTAGTGCCCATTCATAAGCTTTTGATACAAATTCCCAGTTGATATTATCATAAAATTTCTCTAGATATGAAGCTCTTGCATTTCTTGCATCTATATAATAAGCGTGCTCCCAAACGTCAACTACAAGAAGTGGAATTTTGCCATCTGTTACAGGTGTGTGAGCGTTTGAAGTATTGATTATCTCTAGTTTTTTAGAATTTGGATCATAAGCTAACCATGTCCATCCTGAACCAAAATTTCCAGTTGCCGAAGAGATAAACTCATCTTTAAAATTTTTAAAACTAGACTCTAGTTCTTTTTTAAGTTCAGAACAAATATCGCTTTTCTTTGCTATACAATCCCAGTAGAAGTCATGATTATAAACTTGGGCTGCGTTGTTGTACAAGCCACCTTTTGCGTTTTTAAGAATTTCATAAAAACAAGCATCTTTAAACTCACTTGTTTCAACTTGTTTGTTAAAGTTATCAACATAAGTTTTATGGTGTTTACCGTGGTGATACTCACAGGTTTCTTCACTTACTACAGCATTTGACTTTGGATCAAATGGAAGTTCTCTTAGTTTTAACATCTTTCATCCTTTAATGTGAATTTGTAAGAATTATATAACATAAAAGTAAGTATATTGTAAATAAGAGCTATTAACTCTTATTTACACAAAAATTCTACTCTTCATCATCAAAGCTATAGTCATCATCGTCATAACTATACTCATCATACTCGTCATCTTCAAACTCTTCGAAGTCTTCATCTTCAAAGTCTTCGAACTCATCATCAAAATCATCGTAAGCCATTTTGCTCTCCTTAAAATTTTAACTCTATTTTACACTAATTTTATTAAATTTAGTCATCTTTTTTATCAATTATTTTCATCTTGATTTTTATTTTTTTCAAGATTTTTAGCCTCTTCTTTTATCTCTTTAGCTTTTACAGCATCAATTACTTCAAAATCTTCATCTTTTGGAGTCTCTTTTATGTAGAGGCTTTGACTGGGATATGCAAAATCAAGTTTGTTTTTAGCCAAAATATCCATCATCCTTAACATAACATCTTGCTTAACTTCTAAAAATTCACCCCATATAACACTTTTTGTAAAACAATACACCATTATGTTGATTGAAGAGTCTGCAAATGAATCAAGGCATACAAAAAGAGTGCTTTTATATCCTGCCAAATCATCAATAGATACTATGTTTTGTCTATACTTAAACATTGAGTTATTGTAATTTGACTGTGCTGATTTGGCAATTCCAGGATGTTCCATTAGCATTTTTCTTATCTCATTTATAGCACTTTCTATCTGCTCTCTTGATGAAGCGTAATCTATCTCAAGATACATTTTTATCTGTCTTCCCATTTTTCTTCTTGACCAGTTAATGATATTTCCGCCAATAATTGTTGAGTTTGGTACAAAAATTAAGGCATTATCAAAGGTTCTAATAGTTGTCTTTCTAAGTCCTGTTTCAACAACAGTTCCTTCAACCCCACCAACAACTATCCAATCTCCTTGCGAGAAAGAGTTATCAAATAAAACCATAACAGAAGCAAAGAGATTTGCTATCATATCTTTTGTTGCTAAAGCTACGGCGATACCACCTATTCCAAGAGAGGCTACAATTGCTGAAACATTTACGCCTAAATTTGATAAAATTAACAAAATAGCCACAACTACAACAACTATATATAAAAGCCTTACTACAAGATTTAAAACCTCTTTTCTACTACCTTTATTTGCAAGTTTGCTTATTATCATTATTCCAAAACCATCAATTATCTCAATAACAAGCCACGCATATAAAACAATATAAACTATATTAAAAATACTAGCATAGATTAGCGGAACTGGATTTGGGTAGTAAAATATACTTGTACAAATATCAACACCGTATGCAATTAGTAAAATTCCCATTGGTTTTTTGATAAGATCTATTACTTGTGTTTTTATGCTTTCGCTTTGTTCTTTATTTCTTATAAAAAATGAAAATACAAAATATATAATATTTGCTAGAAATTTTCTGGTTGAAAAAAGAATAACCATTATAAAAATAATAGGTATGATTTTTCCTAAATTTATCTTATTTGGATTAAATGGTGACTTATCATTTATATAGTCAATAAAAAATTTCATATTAAGACCAGTAAACAGAGCACTTGTACTTAAAAGGTTGCTTTTTTTATTTAAAAAGTCCAAAACCTCTTCATATATCTTTTTACTAGCTACCAAATCATCATACTTATCTTTTAAAGCTTTAGTCTCTTCTTCGCTTCCTTTGAAATTCTCAACTGACTCTTTTAAAGGTGCTAAATCAAAAAGTTGAATTTTAAGATATGGATCTTGTATGGCATTTTTCATCTCTCTTTCACTTGCACCATCACTAAATAGCTTTTCAAGCCTTAAAATAACACCATAAAAAATTTCAGCAGTTTCCATTTTAGATAAATCAATACTTGATTCTATATAATCAAAACTTTTAGGTTTATTCTTATTTTTATCATTCCTATCTTTTATATCTTTTTTTGAAGCCAAATAGTTTATAAGCGTTTTTTCATCAATAACTTGCCCTGTTATAGCAGCTGGAATCTCATTTAGAAGTGAGGTTTTTGAGCTATTTAAAGCCTCTATTTCTGAACTTGAAGCATTTGTGTCTTTGTTTACATTTTTAAGAAGTTCGATTTTTATATTTATATCTTTTAAATCCATTACTATATCAAAAACGCTTCTTTTTGTTGGATCTTTTGGAACTGAATTAACAGCTTTTTCAGCAACAAGTTCGGCCATAGCCTTGCTCTCTTCACTTACATTCCCATCATCATTGACACTTGTTAAAAGCTCAACTATACGCTCTTTTTCGGCAGTTTTGTTCTCTTCGCTTAGCTTTGGAGCCTCTTGTTTTAAAACAGAACTAACATTTAAATCCAAAATAGATGTTTTATTGGATTCTGTTTTGTTAGTTTCATTTAAATTTAGATCAACTGTTGCATTATCGCCTGCATATAGCAAGCTAAGCATGCTAATTAGCAAAAATTTCGTTATAAACTTTTTCATAATCGCTCTCCTCGTTTAGTAATTCAAATTCTTTAGTAATCATATCGTATGAAAAAAGACTTCCTGTTTCTATGATATAGTGCCAGCCATAAATTCTTATTTTTCCTAGCTTAACACCCTCTTTTATGCCTGGATATGTTAAAAGGTTACTAACAGAATTTATAATATTAAGCCTTTCTATAAGCCAAAGTTTTTTTGCAGGAGTATTTAGCTCATCAATCGCATCTGCTTGGGCTTTTAAGTGTTTAATGCTTTCTAGCCAAACTTTAACATTTGGAGTTTTTTCAAATTTAAAGTCTTCATAATACAACGCTGCACATCCCCCACAATTACTATGACCACAGATTATTATGTCTTTTATACCAAGCACATAAAGTGCATACTCAATAGCAGAAGTAGTTGCTAAAAACTCATCGCTTACACGGTATTTTGGAATTATATTTGCTATATTTCTTACCACAAACATCTCACCAGGTTTTGTATTTGTAATCAAATTTGGAACAACTCTTGAGTCAGAACAGCCTATAAAAAGCGTATGTGGGGTCTGATGAGTTGC
The sequence above is a segment of the Campylobacter corcagiensis genome. Coding sequences within it:
- a CDS encoding tetratricopeptide repeat protein, which encodes MENFFLDYRDPIFGIIVFIFAGLIIAIFSYLWGVFSKKEEASKIEKFIQKFDLNKGLGSKYQEILKSGGIGIDGLVILANVFSKSGDFDKAINVYLIALQREKNSKKDKEFILTELGKIYFNAGFLKKSEQTLLQSIELSPRNEVALKYLSVIYERLRLFDKELEVLDALKEQGIETSKNEAFTKALIISNDNTLNFDKKIKAISNLNSPQALRLILELFIKNNEPLSKIKKFPPLSSVIDIIWHLNESVNLKDSEYKALFYAKNLSSEYVKSSFFEIEAISMMRNSGYFGADLNFKYICPSCKSSLPTYFYRCPICYSLDDTIIIPRLVKRDDEINMPF
- the rnhA gene encoding ribonuclease HI codes for the protein MKSICLFSDGSCLGNPGAGGWAYILRYQNHQKEASGGETYTTNNKMELKAVIEGLKAIKEPCKINLYSDSNYVVKGINEWLNGWVMKNFKNVKNQDLWSEYLKYSKDHKITAFWVKGHDGHPENERCDELARAQAERINGC
- the rnc gene encoding ribonuclease III — translated: MLKNLNYKFNDEELLELALTHKSAKKGTNNERLEFLGDAVMDLIVAEYLCDKFRSTQEGDLSKLRAALVNETSFAKLAKKLDLGDNIIISAAEENNNGREKNSILSDAFEALMGAIYLEAGLEKVRKIAIDLLESEYKDISLKALAKDYKTTLQEITQAKFGITPEYRLIDSKGPDHKKEFKMGIFLNDKLYGEAVGKSKKDGEQKAAKIAIDLIEKGAK
- the aroC gene encoding chorismate synthase produces the protein MNTFGVRLRLTTYGESHGIAIGGVIDGLPSGVKIDLEFLQNELDRRKPGGKFATARKESDKVKILSGVFEGVSTGMPIGILIENEDQKSKDYSSVKDLFRPGHADFTYYHKYGIRDYRGGGRSSARESAIRVAGGALAQMMLDEFEIKVESGILGVGKAQTSDMDFNYAKTSEIYALGNEEEMKAEILKAKKSHDSVGGVVITKISNCPVGLGEVLYDKIDARLAGAMMGINAVKAVEIGAGTKVSQIYGSLNNDAINKNGFLSNNAGGILGGITNSDDIIIKTHFKPTPSIFISQDTININGDEVKCELKGRHDPCVAVRGSVVATAMARLVVADMLLLNASANLNSLKKIYSK
- a CDS encoding superoxide dismutase — its product is MLKLRELPFDPKSNAVVSEETCEYHHGKHHKTYVDNFNKQVETSEFKDACFYEILKNAKGGLYNNAAQVYNHDFYWDCIAKKSDICSELKKELESSFKNFKDEFISSATGNFGSGWTWLAYDPNSKKLEIINTSNAHTPVTDGKIPLLVVDVWEHAYYIDARNARASYLEKFYDNINWEFVSKAYEWALKEGVDSIKFYIKDVHPELAGSSCGCSK
- a CDS encoding highly acidic protein → MAYDDFDDEFEDFEDEDFEEFEDDEYDEYSYDDDDYSFDDEE
- a CDS encoding mechanosensitive ion channel family protein; the protein is MKKFITKFLLISMLSLLYAGDNATVDLNLNETNKTESNKTSILDLNVSSVLKQEAPKLSEENKTAEKERIVELLTSVNDDGNVSEESKAMAELVAEKAVNSVPKDPTKRSVFDIVMDLKDINIKIELLKNVNKDTNASSSEIEALNSSKTSLLNEIPAAITGQVIDEKTLINYLASKKDIKDRNDKNKNKPKSFDYIESSIDLSKMETAEIFYGVILRLEKLFSDGASEREMKNAIQDPYLKIQLFDLAPLKESVENFKGSEEETKALKDKYDDLVASKKIYEEVLDFLNKKSNLLSTSALFTGLNMKFFIDYINDKSPFNPNKINLGKIIPIIFIMVILFSTRKFLANIIYFVFSFFIRNKEQSESIKTQVIDLIKKPMGILLIAYGVDICTSIFYYPNPVPLIYASIFNIVYIVLYAWLVIEIIDGFGIMIISKLANKGSRKEVLNLVVRLLYIVVVVVAILLILSNLGVNVSAIVASLGIGGIAVALATKDMIANLFASVMVLFDNSFSQGDWIVVGGVEGTVVETGLRKTTIRTFDNALIFVPNSTIIGGNIINWSRRKMGRQIKMYLEIDYASSREQIESAINEIRKMLMEHPGIAKSAQSNYNNSMFKYRQNIVSIDDLAGYKSTLFVCLDSFADSSINIMVYCFTKSVIWGEFLEVKQDVMLRMMDILAKNKLDFAYPSQSLYIKETPKDEDFEVIDAVKAKEIKEEAKNLEKNKNQDENN
- a CDS encoding carbonic anhydrase; amino-acid sequence: MEKYFKEHEQHFKNIATHQTPHTLFIGCSDSRVVPNLITNTKPGEMFVVRNIANIIPKYRVSDEFLATTSAIEYALYVLGIKDIIICGHSNCGGCAALYYEDFKFEKTPNVKVWLESIKHLKAQADAIDELNTPAKKLWLIERLNIINSVSNLLTYPGIKEGVKLGKIRIYGWHYIIETGSLFSYDMITKEFELLNEESDYEKVYNEIFAN